The Phormidium yuhuli AB48 DNA window TGCCCCCTTTAGTCTTAATTTATGTTAAAAATTTCCAACAAAACCAGCATCCCGATGAATGAAATCGAGATGACCGCCATTCGTTCAAGCGGTGCTGGTGGGCAAAATGTTAACAAAGTCGCCTCCGCGATTCAACTGCGATTTGACATTAACGCCTCCTCCATGTCGCCAATCCATAAATCGCGCTTGCTGAAGATGCGCGATCGCCGTATTACTAAAGATGGTGTAATTGTCATTAAAGCCCAAACCCACCGCACCCAGGAAAAAAACCGAGAGGATGCCCTCAATCGGCTGCAAAAGCTGCTCAAAAGTGCCACCATCACTCGCCCCAAACGTAAACCCACCAAACCGTCCCGCAATGCGAAGCGTAGGCGGCTTGACCAGAAAAAACAGCGAGGACAACTGAAAGCCAGCCGTAAAAACGTTGACATCCCAGATTAGACCCATCATATTAGCAAGCTAACGGCGACCAGGGGCGCGATCGCCCTCAAGGGGCCAACAAGCCGATAGAATAGAAATTATGAAGGGCGATCAGTCTCGGCCGTCAATTATGCCTTGGGGCTGAGCCTCTGAGCTACGGTCCCCAGTCTGAGTTTATTGATTTATCTGTTACCCCCTATTGGCCTGATTTATTGTCCTGTATCCATTGCAATCCCTGTGAACCGTCATGTGGAATCTTGATGCTTTTGCCATCCGTCCCGACTTCTACTTTCAAATTGCCTTCACCCTAACGGTCAGTGGTTTATTCTTCTGGCAGGTTTGGGTAGCCTGGAAAGCCGTCCGCAAGTGAGTCTGGGCAAAGTCTATCTCGTCGGCGCGGGGGTCGGCGATGCTAAGTATCTCACCCAGCGAGGGCGACAGGTTCTCGCTCAGGCTGAGGTGCTGATTTATGATGCTTTAGCGGATTATCGTTTATTAGAGTTAGTTCCTGATGCCTGTCTCTGTCTCGATATGGGCAAACGGGGAGGACAGCCAAGTCCTACTCAGGGAGAGATTGACCGGCTTCTGGTGGCCTATTGTGGTCAGGGTCGTCGGGTGGTGCGCCTCAAGGCGGGGGACCCCTTTATTTTTGGCCGTAGCACTTCCGAACTGCGGGCGTTACGAGGGGCAAACTGTCCCGTAGAGGTGGTTCCGGGGATTTCTTCGGCATTAGCGGCCCCGTTACTGGCGGGGATTCCTCTGACCGATAATGAATGCAGTCGCGGCTTTGGCGTGTTTACGGGTCACGACTTGGCCGCCTTGGACTGGCTGGCTTTGGCCCGCCTCCCAACTGTAGTATTTCTTATGGCGGGACGGAATCTGGGGGCGATTTGCCAAGAACTCATCAACCATGGCAAACTGCCCAACACACTGGTGGCGATGATTCGCGCCTGTGGCCGCCCGGAACAGCGGGTCTGGACGGCTACCCTAGAGACCATTGACCGACAGACTCAGGGAGAAAAACGGTCTCCCACGGTCATCGTTATTGGTGAGGTGGTGTCGTTGCGTGATTGCTTTGGAGAGACGGTTATGGTGGCATCTAAGATGGGATTACAGGGAAAAACGATTTTGGTGACGCGCTCGACGGGACAATCGAGTGATTTTTGCGATCGCCTCCAGGGCCATGGGGCAATTCCCCTCTCTACTCCCGCCCTAGAGATTGTGCCACCATCGAGTTGGCACGCTGTGGATGGGGCGATCGCCCAACTGAAGCAGGTGGATTGGCTCATTCTCACCTCCAGTAATGGGGTGGAATTCTTCTTAGATCGCCTCTTAGCCCTCGGGCAAGACCTGCGTAGCTTGGCGCACCTCAAAATTGCCGTTGTGGGCAAAAAGACGGCTCATGTGCTGAAACAGCGGGGCTTGACCCCGGATTTCATCCCTCCGGATTTTATTGCCGATTCCTTGGTAGAGCGGTTTCCGGAGTCGGTGGAGGGGAAAACCCTTCTCTTTCCTCGGGTGGAGACGGGGGGGCGCGATGTCCTGGTGCGTCAATTCCGAGAGGCGGGGGCTAAGGTTTTAGAAGTTCCCGCCTATGAGTCCCGCTGTCCTGAGCAACTAGACCCCCAGGCGTTGGCGGCCTTGCGTCAGGGAAGGGTGGATGTGGTGACCTTTGCCAGTTCTAAGACGGTGCGTAACTTCGCTCAGTTGGTTGAGAGAGTGGGGGATATTTCCTTAGAGGGAGTGGCGATCGCCTCCATCGGTCCCCAAACGAGCCGCAGTTGTCAGCAAGCCTGGGGTCGCTGCGACATCGAAGCTAAGGAATTTACCATTGAGGGCCTAGAACAGGCTCTACTCCATTGGGCGATCGCCTAGCCTTCCCACCCCTAACAGGACTTATTCTTTCACCCAGTTTCGCTAAACCCCGACAAAACAAGATAGAGGGGAGAAATAACATCGGGGCGAACCCTTATCGTCGCCCTTTTTGCTGCACCATTAAACCGAAGCGACGGAGATAGCTTTTTCGGCGAGATGGACGAAATTGGAGAGAAGTTGTAGGCCGGCGGTGGAGGATTTCTCGGGGTGGAATTGCACGGCCATGAGATTATCGCGGGCGATCGCCGCCGTAACCTCTTGACTTCCGTGGGTGACGGTGGCGGCTTTAAGGCTGGAGTCGGCGGGATCGACGTAGTAGGAGTGAACGAAATACATCCAGGCGGGGTTGGGGAGATTATCCCAGAGGGGAATCCCAGTTTGTTGGAAGTCGAGGGCGTTCCACCCCATATGAGGAACAGTGATTCCCGGTTCATGACGGAAGCGGCGCACGACTCCGGGGATAATGCCTAATCCCGGTTGTGTTCCTTCTTCTGAACGTTCAAAGAGGATTTGTAGGCCCAGACAGATGCCGAGAAAGGGTTTTCCTTGGGCGATCGCCGTTTGGATGGGTTCGACGAGATGGCGCGATCGCAGATGTTCCACCGCCGGATCGAAGGAACCGACGCCGGGTAAGACAACGGCTTCGGCTTGGGCGATGACATTGGGGGAATCGGTAATGATGGGGGTTGCCCCGGCTTTCTCCAATCCCTTACAGGCGGAGTGGAGGTTACCCATATCGTAATCGACCACGGCGATCTGAACCATAATTGTCTCGTGACTCTTTAACTGGGGGACCCTCTCAATTATCTCACCTTAAGGGCGATCGCCCACCGCCGACATCTGCCGCGCCCCAAAAATTCCCTCAGCGTCGTGATTAGGGGTCTCATGTCTGTATCCTCGTTTGAACAGGGGAGGACTCTAACCATCCTTTATGATGTCATCTAAAATGACCACAGGAAAATCGAGGAGACTACGTAGCTTCTTATCATTCGTCACAAATTGGCAACAATCCGATAACTTGACTGTCGCAAGATGGATGGCATCAGGCGTTCTCAGAGAAGAAACCCTTGCCCGTAATTGAGCCGCTTCTTTTAAAATTGGAGAAGTGACTGGAGCCAATTGAATTCCAGGGCTACTAAGCAAAGCTTCATAGGAATCAATCAATATGGTATTTTTCTGACGTAAGGGGACAACTAAAATTTCTGTCCAAATCAGCTCACTGCAAACAATTGTGACATTTTGGGATTCCACCTGATTCCATAGATTAGCTAAAAGCCCCTGATAGCCTGCTGCTTGTTCAACAGCATATATGAAAACAACCGTATCTAAATAAATTCTGCTGAAGGGTGATAAGTTTAGCCGTCCCACGAGTCACGCTCAATTTCGAGATCTTGGTTGATTTGTTCTACTGTTCTACCTCCTGGATTTTGCTGATGAATTTGGGCTAAAACCTCCTGAATTGATAGATGTTTGATTGGTGGTGACTGATGTGGAAACAGGACAATCACTTCTACTTGGTCATGGATTAAATCAAGTTGGGCTTCAGGGGGTAACTGAATTTCGAGCCGATTGCCCTCTAGGACTTTGGCTTCCAACCTGAGGGCAGATTGATGAGTGGGTTTCATACTATTTGGTATACCAAGATGGCCAGGTCAGAAAAAAGGGAATTCTGGGTTCAGGGTCATCGAAAAAATTTATGACGCTCCCTGACTGTAGGGGAGCGTCCCTTACTAATTGCGTTACTAATCCTCTCGATTATCTCACTTTTCAGGGCGATCGCCCACCGCCGACATCTGCCGCGCCCCAAAAATGGCTTCAGCGTGATGATAGAACTTAAACTCCAAGAGATTGTTAAAGGGATCTTGCAGGAAAAAGGTTTGATGTTCCGTCAGTTCCCCTTTAAAGCGGTGTTTCGGCTGTTGATAGAACTGAAGTTGCCGTTCCTGGGCGCGGTTGAGGAGACGTTCCCAGTCCTCTAACTCAGGAAACACCAAGCCGAAATGGCGGGGATAGATGCCCTGTTGCGGGGTGAGCAGTTCCGAGGTGACATGGGCGACGAGTTGATGTCCATAGAGATTCATGATTAGGGCTTGGGGAGATTCCCGGCCCAACTCGCAGCCTAAGCCGTCTCCGTAAAAGGCTTTGGTATCGTCTAGGTTCCCGACGGGAAACGCCAAATGGAAGATGGTCTCTGACATAATGGGGGTTGAGGATGAGCGGTTGCCATCTAGGATAGCCAGGTCTTGAGAAATCTTCAATCACCCCTAATCCTTTTCATCTCGGAGTTTCATCCCGACACGTCCAGTTGTCGTGGCAGTTGAGTGAGGCCCAGATTGGGAGGTTGACCGCCGACTCAGGTAGAATGTAGATACCCTGTGGACACTCTTTCCGAGACCATTGAGAGCGCAGTGGAACTGGCCCACCCAGCCTTGAGGGCACCCTATGGTTGCAACAGTTGCCAAGTGGGGCAATAGTCTAGCCCTTCGGATTCCCCAGCACATTCTTCAGGAAATTGAGTTAGTTGAAGGTGCTGAAGTCGATTTAGTTGTGATTGACGGAAATTTAGTTGTCAAACCTAGATCTCGTTAACGTTATTCGTTGGATGAGCTTGTTGATGGCATTACTCCGGAGAATTTGCATTCTGAAATCGAGACCGAGGGGACTGTAGAGCTGTAGATTATTAAATCGAGTTCACCTGAATACCAAAAAAGCTTTAAATTCGTAAAAAATAGTCGTTAAAATTACTTGACTCAAAAGATAATGAGTTTATACAAAATGAAGAAAGAACCTTACGGCGACAGTATGCAAACTCCTGGAATCTAACATTTTAGCGGACAATAACTTGACAAAAACTATAATATGTAGTAAGATTTTGCATGTAGATTTGCGCTGAAGCTGAAGATTAAAAAACTTAGATGAACAGTGTCCGTTCAATAATAATACCAAACCCCAGTCAAAGTGGGGAACCAGTTTTGCCTATAGTTTGGGGTTTCAGGACGGCATAATCAGCAGCGATTACACCGCATCCCAGCATCCCAGGTTGTTTGCCTAAAGCACTGTTTATCTTAATGTAGTCAGCCCATGAAAGTAATTCTCTGTACCCACAATAGCGGCGGTGTGGGAAAGACAACCCTAGCAGTTCACTTAGCAGGGTACTTATCTGAATGGGGAGAAGTACTTCTCGTAGACTGCGATGAGCAAGCGGATTCCTGGAAGTTTTTCATGGAGAAAGAGCCAGGAGTTCCTGTAGACCAAGGGTCGGCTCGTGGAATAGAAGTCATCGCCAACCCTGAAAGACGCTCCTTGAAAAAACTGAAAGTTAAGCCTAATCAGTTCGATTTTATAGTAATTGATATTGATACTGTATTAGAAAATACAGTTCAGGTCATTTTAAATGCTCATCCAGACTTGATTTTTATCCCCTTGAACCGCTCCCACATGTACAAGTCCATAGACAACTTAGCCTCTGTTCTAGAAATGGTGGGAGGAATAGATGGCAATCCTGCTCTCCCTTATTCAGTCGTCATTGTTCCCCTAGGAATTGACAAAGAAAATATAGAAAGGGAACTTGAACGAATTGAATATCATTCAGAGCAGTATTTGGTGGCTGACTCCATGGAGGACTTGAGTACAACAATGGACAAAGTCATCTATAAGGACAGAAAATATATTTGGGACTGTGTGGGTCTTGAACATAATAAAAACTATTTTAAATACTTGGCGTTTAATACTTCTTGCTAAGTAAGAAATCTAGTGCAGTTAAGTTAAGGAGGACTACAGCTATGATACAGACGAAAGTTGAGGCTGCCCTCAAAAAAGGTAAGCAAAAACATCTGGAAAGTGAAAAATACAATGAAGATAAAAAGCACCAAATTAAGTACTCGAGGACTGAAGCTTCTAAGTTCAAGGAAGTTTCAAGCTATTTGGGAGTATCTAGGGATAGCTTAATTCGTCAGTCTATTCTGGTGACTCGTTTTTATTATAGCGATGAAATTAGCAGAAGCTGGCTTGTGGAACAGGTCAAGAAACTACAGCAAGGTGTTGAGGAAAACGAAGCCGCCATGTCACAGGAGCTGAGTTTAGAGTATCGAGATGAGAAAGCTTTAGAAGAAATGGCTCTAATGGATTGCATCAGTGGCTGTGTTAGCTTTGGTTTGAATATTTTGCATAAACAAAATATCGTTGACAAACTAAGCTTAGAAGAATTGAAGGAGTTTTATAATTCAGATGAACCGTCCTAGTTCTAAGGTGATTCGCTCGATTGTCCAAGGGATACTCAAGTTAGACTCTCAAGAGAAGCAAGAACTTGGGCGTAAATATGCCTTTGCTCTAGGCTTATCTCCTGGTTCCAGGGGATCCGATGGCGGGATGGATGGTGTGGGTACCGTCAAGGGCAATAGAGTATATTTTCAATGTCGGTTGACTGCGGATAAATTGGGTGCTCCGGTTGCCGATGCTATCTATGGTGCAGCGCAGAGAGAAAAAGCAGATGTGATTATCGTTTTAGCTGGAGTCGGATACACAAAACCAACTCCGTCAAAGCCAAAAGCTGGATTTGAAAATTGCTTGCGGAATCGCCCAGGTGGAGATGGCTTCAAGCTGCACTTGCTGACGTTATCGGATATTTATGAAAAGAATCAGGTGTTCGATGATGCACTTGCTGATTTACCGAGTTTAAGAAAAATAACTCGAAAAGATTGGGAGGATAGTGAATAAGTCTGTATCTTAAAGGCAGATAGCATGAGTTTTGACTGGGTTTACAAAAGTTGACTGAGCGCAAATTGTATTCCTGTTTCTTGAGCCAATTGGCTACATGATTAGAGAAAATGGGAGCCAAACCCCTCTTTATTACGGTGAGATAAAAATTGTAAAAACAACCGGTAGATATCATGCAATCCCACGCACCCGTCCTCGACGAACAGGCTGAACTCTGGCAATTCATAGAACTTTGGGTTGACCCAATTCTGTTTCCACCCAAAATCCTGATGCTAGTGGCTAATAAAAATGGCAGTTGTCATATTTTTAATCCTGCTTCTGGCTATAAACTGATTGTCACTCACCCTAACTATGAAGCCGCACAGGATTGGCTTCTGGAAGATGAATATGAACGGGTTAAGGGTAAAGTTTTGGCTGAAGACGTTGACTCCATAGAAGCGAGTCCCCATCTCCCTTAAAATAGATGGGAACCATGCCTTGGCTCCCGAACTTACTCAAATACCTATGCAAACGTCCGAAACCCGTCCCCAACTCACCCTCCCCCAACGTCAAGCCAGCGTCTCCCGCAAAACTGGGGAAACCGATGTCCAAGTTAGCGTGAACCTCGATGGAACCGGCCAATGTCACGCCAACACCGGGATTCCCTTCCTCAACCACATGCTGCACCAAATCGCCTCCCATGGCCTGATTGATTTAGAAGTCAACGCCGTCGGGGATTGGGAGATTGATGACCACCATACCAATGAAGATGTGGGGATTACCCTCGGACAAGCCTTGGCCCAAGCCTTGAGCGATCGCAAAGGAATCGTTCGCTTCGGCCATTTCGTCGCACCCCTCGATGAATCCCTGATTCAAGTGGCCCTAGACTTCTCCGGACGACCTCATCTCAGCTATGGCCTCGAAATCCCCACGGAACGGGTGGGAACCTATGACACCCAACTGGTGCGAGAGTTCTTTGTCGCCATCGTTAACCACGCTCAACTCACCCTGCATATCCGCCAACTCGATGGCCTCAACTCCCATCATATTATTGAAGCTACCTTCAAAGCCTTCGCCCGATCGCTGCGCATGGCCGTGGAAATCGACCCCCGCCGGGCCAGTACCATCCCCAGTTCCAAAGGAGTTCTCTAACCCTCCACCCCCAACCCCCAGAGTGTTAAGCTTTCTTGCGATCGCACGGAGCAACGGAAGCACTCATGTTAACGTTCTACCCAGAACACGAAACTAGCTGACTACGCCAAGTTTGGCAGGAGAACTCCCTTGAACGCATCCCTATCGCATCACGGACAGAACGCGCACGAGGATATCGGTGATTACGTGGCTCATCTTCAGTTCCACATGACCCTCCAGGCCCGTAACCTAGTCCCTAACTTGACTCAAGCCGCTGATAGCCGCGAGCAACTTCTCCAGGAAACTCAGGCTGAGTTTGAAAAACAAATCTCTCGACAAGCCATTCAACGGGGTTAACTCCCCCATTGGCGCAGGAGTATTGGTCTCAGATTTCGCTAACAGAACACCCACCTGGTCCTCTCTCATCCCGATTGAGGCCGGGTGGGTTTCTCAATGCTCGACCCACTCGGGCAAAATTCGCTACACTGAGAAACTAACACCATTTTTCGATCACCTTGCCAGACATCAATACTGGGGGAGGGCGACCACAAGGGTTCGCCCCTACAGGTATCTGTGGCACAATGTTTTAAAAATGGTGTAACACTTGTCGCGTGGACCCCCGAAAGCGGGGCAAAGAGTTCATTAATAATCACATCTACGGAGACCTCAAAGGACTCAAACCCAGCCAACTCAAACAACTACAACGGCTGTATCACCAGCGGTTACCGGGCGATCGCCTCACCACACCGGAGTTCGCCCAACGCTTGGCGGCCATCAGTACCGACCTCGGAAAACCCCTCTCCGCCTATCTCAACCGTCGTGGCCAAGTGATTCGCGTCGGAGTGGGAAGTCCCCGCCAAACCCAAATCCCCCCCCTGGAACTCCCCCGCTACGGGGCCAGTCGTCTCAGTGGGATTCGCTGCATCGCCACCCAACTGAAACGCAATCCACCAGGAACCTCAACCCTCACCGCTATGGCCATTCAGCGGTTAGATGCCCTCATCTGTCTCACCCTCACGGGGTCCGGCTTTCAGCGACGGGGGGGCGGGGAAACCGGCTATGTCCATACCGCCTATCTGGCCCATCTCGTCCCCAACTCCAAAGAAGCCGCCTGGACTCTGTCTGAGGACATGACCCTAGAGGCGATCGCCCAACAGGATTTCCTCGACCTCGTGGAAGCCCTGGAAGGGGAATTTGAACGGGAATTTGTCGGCCAATCCGTCGACAGCGACGGCGATCGCGTCCTCCTGGTGGGATTGCGCACCCAAAACGTCAGTGAAGCCGACTTTCAGGAACATCTCGCCGAAGTGGTGCGCCTCGTCGATACCGCTGGGGGGGTTGTCCTGCAAACCATCCAACAGGGGCGATCGCGGCCCCACCCCCAAACCGTCATCGGGTCCGGGAAAGTCGATGAACTGGCCCTGGCCGTACAAACCGTTGGCGCTAACCTAGTGGTGTTCGATCGCGACCTCTCCCCGGCCCAAGTCCGCAACCTGGAAAAACGCCTCGGGGTGCGAGTGGTCGATCGCACCGAAGTCATCCTCGATATCTTCGCCCAACGGGCCCAATCCCGGGCCGGAAAACTACAAGTCGAACTCGCCCAACTCGAATACAGTCTCCCCCGTCTCACGGGACAAGGTCAGAACATGTCCCGTCTCGGGGGCGGAATCGGCACCCGAGGCCCCGGTGAAACCCAACTGGAAACCGAACGACGGGCTATTAGCCAGCGCCTTTCCCGCCTACAACGGGAAGTCACCAACCTCCAGGCCCACCGGGCCCGAATGCGTCAACAACGCCAGGCCCAAGAGGTTCCCTCCATCGCCCTCGTCGGCTATACCAACGCCGGTAAATCCACCCTCCTCAACGTTCTAGCCAACTCCGACATCTATACCGCCGACCAACTCTTCGCCACCCTCGACCCCACCACTCGCCGCCTTAGCATTCAAGAAGATGTCACCCATGTGGTCCATAACTTAGTCCTAACGGACACCGTCGGCTTCATCCACGAACTCCCTCCGGCCCTAGTTGACGCCTTCCGGGCCACCCTCGAAGAAGTCACCGAAGCCGATGCACTCCTCCATCTAGTCGATTTATCCCATGGGGCCTGGCAGAATCAGATTCATTCCGTCATGGGAATCCTCTCAGAAATGCCCATCACCCCCGGTCCGATTCTCCTCGTCTTCAACAAAATTGACCAGGTGGACGGAGATACCTTGGAACTGGCCAAAGAAGAATATCCCCAAGCCACCTTCATCTCCGCCACCGCCGGCTTTGGCTTAGCCACCCTCCGCCAACGACTCCTGCAATTGGTGGACTATACCAAACATTGATGGTTCCTACTCCCAGGGGAAACCATCAGACTGAACCGGGCGACCTCGGGTAATCTCCATGGGATCGACCACCGTCGCACTCACGGACACCACATCCTCATCCTCCCCCTTCGACGTCTGGGAGTTGGGCTGAGATTGAGACTCTGATTTCACGTCCTTCTCGCCGTTGGACTTGGCCTCCGGCCCGGGGTCTGACTTCCGTTGGCTTGGAGGTTGCGGCGTGGGTTTAGCCGGCGACTCCGGTTTCGGGGTGGATTGGGCCGGGGCCTGAGGCGTGACTGGGGGCGGTGACGGCTGAGATGGGGCCTTCGATGAGGGTTTAGAAGCCCCATTGCGGCCAACGGGGGTTTTACTGAAACGTAAACTTGACTCATCCTCAGTACAGTCGACGTAAATCGTATCTCCCGCGCCAAACTCCAGTTCCAGTAACTTGGTGGCGATGGGGTTTTCTAACTCCCGTTGGATGGCCCGTTTGAGGGGTCGCGCCCCATAGACGGGGTCATAACCTACATCGGCGATATACTGTTTCGCCGCTTCCGAGAGTTTAATCTGCAACTTCTGTTCCGCCAGCAAACTCTCAATGCGTAAAATTTGAATCGAGACAATATCCCGTAACTGGTCTTTGCCCAGGGGATGGAAGATAATTAAATCATCAACGCGATTGAGAAATTCCGGTCGGAACTGCGATCGCAACGCCTCATAGACCCGCGATCGCATGGCCTCATAATCCGACTCCCGCCCCGCCACATCTAAAATATGTTGCGAACCGATATTACTGGTCATAATAATGACCGTATTACAGAAGTTGATGGCCCGTCCCTGAGAATCCGTAATGCGCCCATCGTCAAGGACTTGCAACAAAATGTTAAAAACATCCGGGTGAGCCTTCTCCACCTCATCCAAGAGCAACACACAATAGGGCATCCGCCGCACGGCTTCCGAGAGTTGTCCTCCTTCGTCATAGCCCACATAGCCCGGAGGCGCTCCCACCAAGCGAGACACGGAATGTTTCTCCATGTACTCAGACATATCAATACGGACAAGCGCATCATGGTCATCAAATAAGGACGCCGCCAAGGCCCGGGCTAATTCCGTTTTCCCCACCCCCGTCGGTCCCATAAATAAGAAGGACCCAATCGGCCGAGAGGGGTCTTTCATCCCCGCCCGGGCCCGACGAATCGCCGCCGACACCGCTTCGACGGCCTCCGACTGGCCCACAACCCGGCG harbors:
- the arfB gene encoding alternative ribosome rescue aminoacyl-tRNA hydrolase ArfB; the protein is MLKISNKTSIPMNEIEMTAIRSSGAGGQNVNKVASAIQLRFDINASSMSPIHKSRLLKMRDRRITKDGVIVIKAQTHRTQEKNREDALNRLQKLLKSATITRPKRKPTKPSRNAKRRRLDQKKQRGQLKASRKNVDIPD
- the hisH gene encoding imidazole glycerol phosphate synthase subunit HisH is translated as MVQIAVVDYDMGNLHSACKGLEKAGATPIITDSPNVIAQAEAVVLPGVGSFDPAVEHLRSRHLVEPIQTAIAQGKPFLGICLGLQILFERSEEGTQPGLGIIPGVVRRFRHEPGITVPHMGWNALDFQQTGIPLWDNLPNPAWMYFVHSYYVDPADSSLKAATVTHGSQEVTAAIARDNLMAVQFHPEKSSTAGLQLLSNFVHLAEKAISVASV
- a CDS encoding VOC family protein yields the protein MKISQDLAILDGNRSSSTPIMSETIFHLAFPVGNLDDTKAFYGDGLGCELGRESPQALIMNLYGHQLVAHVTSELLTPQQGIYPRHFGLVFPELEDWERLLNRAQERQLQFYQQPKHRFKGELTEHQTFFLQDPFNNLLEFKFYHHAEAIFGARQMSAVGDRPEK
- the cobA gene encoding uroporphyrinogen-III C-methyltransferase, encoding MGSLESRPQVSLGKVYLVGAGVGDAKYLTQRGRQVLAQAEVLIYDALADYRLLELVPDACLCLDMGKRGGQPSPTQGEIDRLLVAYCGQGRRVVRLKAGDPFIFGRSTSELRALRGANCPVEVVPGISSALAAPLLAGIPLTDNECSRGFGVFTGHDLAALDWLALARLPTVVFLMAGRNLGAICQELINHGKLPNTLVAMIRACGRPEQRVWTATLETIDRQTQGEKRSPTVIVIGEVVSLRDCFGETVMVASKMGLQGKTILVTRSTGQSSDFCDRLQGHGAIPLSTPALEIVPPSSWHAVDGAIAQLKQVDWLILTSSNGVEFFLDRLLALGQDLRSLAHLKIAVVGKKTAHVLKQRGLTPDFIPPDFIADSLVERFPESVEGKTLLFPRVETGGRDVLVRQFREAGAKVLEVPAYESRCPEQLDPQALAALRQGRVDVVTFASSKTVRNFAQLVERVGDISLEGVAIASIGPQTSRSCQQAWGRCDIEAKEFTIEGLEQALLHWAIA
- the hisB gene encoding imidazoleglycerol-phosphate dehydratase HisB; the encoded protein is MQTSETRPQLTLPQRQASVSRKTGETDVQVSVNLDGTGQCHANTGIPFLNHMLHQIASHGLIDLEVNAVGDWEIDDHHTNEDVGITLGQALAQALSDRKGIVRFGHFVAPLDESLIQVALDFSGRPHLSYGLEIPTERVGTYDTQLVREFFVAIVNHAQLTLHIRQLDGLNSHHIIEATFKAFARSLRMAVEIDPRRASTIPSSKGVL
- a CDS encoding DUF6972 family protein, whose product is MIRENGSQTPLYYGEIKIVKTTGRYHAIPRTRPRRTG
- the hflX gene encoding GTPase HflX, with the protein product MDPRKRGKEFINNHIYGDLKGLKPSQLKQLQRLYHQRLPGDRLTTPEFAQRLAAISTDLGKPLSAYLNRRGQVIRVGVGSPRQTQIPPLELPRYGASRLSGIRCIATQLKRNPPGTSTLTAMAIQRLDALICLTLTGSGFQRRGGGETGYVHTAYLAHLVPNSKEAAWTLSEDMTLEAIAQQDFLDLVEALEGEFEREFVGQSVDSDGDRVLLVGLRTQNVSEADFQEHLAEVVRLVDTAGGVVLQTIQQGRSRPHPQTVIGSGKVDELALAVQTVGANLVVFDRDLSPAQVRNLEKRLGVRVVDRTEVILDIFAQRAQSRAGKLQVELAQLEYSLPRLTGQGQNMSRLGGGIGTRGPGETQLETERRAISQRLSRLQREVTNLQAHRARMRQQRQAQEVPSIALVGYTNAGKSTLLNVLANSDIYTADQLFATLDPTTRRLSIQEDVTHVVHNLVLTDTVGFIHELPPALVDAFRATLEEVTEADALLHLVDLSHGAWQNQIHSVMGILSEMPITPGPILLVFNKIDQVDGDTLELAKEEYPQATFISATAGFGLATLRQRLLQLVDYTKH
- a CDS encoding restriction endonuclease, with the protein product MNRPSSKVIRSIVQGILKLDSQEKQELGRKYAFALGLSPGSRGSDGGMDGVGTVKGNRVYFQCRLTADKLGAPVADAIYGAAQREKADVIIVLAGVGYTKPTPSKPKAGFENCLRNRPGGDGFKLHLLTLSDIYEKNQVFDDALADLPSLRKITRKDWEDSE
- a CDS encoding AbrB/MazE/SpoVT family DNA-binding domain-containing protein; the protein is MVATVAKWGNSLALRIPQHILQEIELVEGAEVDLVVIDGNLVVKPRSR
- a CDS encoding ParA family protein encodes the protein MKVILCTHNSGGVGKTTLAVHLAGYLSEWGEVLLVDCDEQADSWKFFMEKEPGVPVDQGSARGIEVIANPERRSLKKLKVKPNQFDFIVIDIDTVLENTVQVILNAHPDLIFIPLNRSHMYKSIDNLASVLEMVGGIDGNPALPYSVVIVPLGIDKENIERELERIEYHSEQYLVADSMEDLSTTMDKVIYKDRKYIWDCVGLEHNKNYFKYLAFNTSC
- a CDS encoding type II toxin-antitoxin system VapC family toxin, whose product is MGRLNLSPFSRIYLDTVVFIYAVEQAAGYQGLLANLWNQVESQNVTIVCSELIWTEILVVPLRQKNTILIDSYEALLSSPGIQLAPVTSPILKEAAQLRARVSSLRTPDAIHLATVKLSDCCQFVTNDKKLRSLLDFPVVILDDIIKDG